From a single Capsicum annuum cultivar UCD-10X-F1 chromosome 12, UCD10Xv1.1, whole genome shotgun sequence genomic region:
- the LOC107849000 gene encoding uncharacterized protein LOC107849000, which translates to MYKCVFGYKCVSIEYNVSASSKNVSASSTNVSASTTNVSSTCSVPNCGFQQKESRVVFFCLNYFLDSGTLYRFDYGVSKPIFLCRITAAHAPLYNLILQRKIVVKILPRTVKQVFLPGSNGQDNSVIFAPLATIISLPLKLFMSSSVSVARTTSRMYFFSRYTINIGVGSDVLEVKVKDLTSSYNLKNMKKSINKNHFDTKKAH; encoded by the exons ATGTACAAATGTGTCTTTGGGTATAAATGTGTCAGCATCGAGTACAATGTGTCAGCTTCAAGTAAAAATGTTTCAGCTTCGAGCACAAATGTGTCAGCTTCAACCACAAACGTGTCTTCAACCTGTTCTGTTCCTAACTGTGGATTTCAACAAAAGGAAAGTAGGGTTGTCTTCTTTTGCTTGAATTATTTCCTGGATAGTGGAACACTGTATCGTTTTGATTATGGAGTCAGCAAGCCAATTTTCCTTTGTAGAATCACGGCGGCACATGCACCATTGTACAATCTGATCCTCCAGAG GAAAATAGTTGTAAAGATTTTGCCTCGTACTGTAAAACAGGTCTTCTTACCAGGAAGCAACGGTCAAGATAACTCTGTTATATTTGCACCTTTGGCAACTATTATTTCATTGCCCCTTAAGTTATTCATGTCAAGTTCCGTTAGTGTAGCCAGAACAACTTCtagaatgtattttttttctagatATACAATTAACATTGGAGTGGGGAGTGATGTTCTTGAGGTGAAAGTGAAGGATCTAACTTCCTCCTATAATCTGAAAAACATGAAGAAATCTATCAATAAGAACCATTTTGATACCAAAAAGGCACATTAA